GCAACACCTACGTCGACTATGTCGGCTCATGGGGACCGATGCTCTACGGACACGCCTTTCCGCCTGTGATCCGCGCCGTGCAGGATGCAGCGACGCGTTCGACCAGCTTCGGCGCACCGACGGCCATCGAGGTACGGCTTGCCGAACTCGTCGTGGAACTCGTCCCCAGCATCGAGAAGGTGCGCTTCGTCAACTCCGGGACAGAGGCTACGATGAGCGCTGTGCGCCTAGCCCGTGGCTTCACCGAGCGGCCGAAGTTTATCAAGTTCGCGGGCCACTACCACGGCCACGGCGACTTCTTCCTCATCGAAGCCGGGTCCGGCGCGATGACCTTTGGGCAACCCAACTCGCCCGGTGTGACACCCGGCAATGCCCAAGACACGCTGCTTGCCCGGTACAACGACCTAAGCTCCGTCCAGGCGCTCATCGACGCCAACCCAGGCGAAATCGCTGCGGTCATCGTAGAGCCCATCTCCGGAAATATGGGGTGCGTGCCGCCCGAGCCCGGCTTCCTGCAGGGGCTCCGAGCGCTCTGCGACCGGCACGATATCGTCCTGATCTTTGACGAGGTCATGACCGGCTTCCGCGTCGCCCCTGGCGGCGCGCAGTGGCTATACGACGTACGGCCCGACCTCACAACGCTTGGCAAAATCATCGGCGGCGGCCTGCCGGTGGGCGCCTATGGCGGTCGAAAGGACCTGATGGACTATGTCTCGCCAGCCGGCCCTGTCTACCAAGCGGGGACGCTGTCGGGCAACCCACTGGCCATGCATGCCGGCTACGCGATGCTACGCCAGATCCTCGACGACCTCGACGTCTATCACCGGATCGCGCAGACCAGTGCGGCCATCCACGATGGACTCACAAACATCTTGCGCGAGCTCGGACGCAATCTCTACACGACACGCGTCGGCTCGATGAACGGCCTCTTCTTTACGGACGAGAAGGTCATCGACTACGACGGCGCGAAGCGCTGCGACACGGCTGCGTTTGCCCGCTACTTCCATGCGATGCTCGCGCAGGGCATCTATCTCGCCCCAAGCCAGTTTGAGGCGTACTTCGTCTCGGACGCGCACACCGAAGCGGATGTCGACGCCACGATCCAGGCGATGCGCCGTGCCCTACCTGTCGCGTTTGACGAGTCGATCGCGGTGCCTACGTCCGTTGAGCATGCCCCGGTGGACGCGCAGGACGCCCCCAACCTCAGCGACTGACGGCGCATGCTGATCGACACCCACGTCCACCTCTACCATCGGAAGTACGAAATCGATCGGACCGCCGTCGTCGAGCGTGCCGCCGAGGTGGGCGTAGCGCGGCTGCTCCTGCCCGCCATCGACGTGCCTTCGATTCACGACGCGCTCGCGCTCTGTGACGCGTACCCAGGCGCAGTCTTCGCGATGACGGGAGTCCACCCGAGCGAGGTCAAGGAGGCTGCGGACGAGGACTTTGAGGCGGCTGCGGCGCTTGCAGACGACCCGCGCGTTGTCGCGATTGGAGAGAGCGGCCTCGATTACTACTGGGACCGCTCGTTCAACGACAAGCAGCACGATTTTCTGCGCCGTCACGCGTGTCTCGCCATTGAGGCTGACTTGCCTCTGGTGCTCCACAACCGCGACCAACGTGGGAGCGATGCGTGCTCCCGTGACCTCGTTGAGATCCTTCGCGACGTACGGCGGAGCCACCCCGAAGGCGAACGGCTACGTGGCGTCTTCCACTGCTTCGGCGGTCCGCTGTGGTTGACCCAGGCCGTGCTCGACCTTGGTTTTCACATGGGCATCGGGGGCACGCTCACCTTCAAGAACGGTAGCGTGGCCGAGGCCATCGCGGACGTGCCGCTGGACCGAATCGTGCTGGAAACGGACGGTCCATACCTCGCGCCGACGCCGCATCGTGGAATGCGCAACGAGCCAGCGTACGTCCGTCTTGTCGCCGAGCATCTTGCGAACGCACGTGGCCTCACGATGGAGGACATAGCGCGGCAGACGACGCACAACGCCGAGCAGCTATTCGGTTTACCTGTAACGACCTAAAGCAACGACCTAAAACTCGTAGCGCGCGCCATCGACGCCAAGTTCGAGGTCGGGAACGAGCGCCCGGCTGGCCTCCAGTGTCGCTTCCTCGACCTGGGGCGGCAGATGGACGAGGACGAGGCGTTCGGCGTCGGCCTTCTTCGCGCAGGCGGCCGCGTCCTCCGCGGACGAGTGGACCCCGGGGACGGTGCCGTTAGCCTCGTGGACGAGCAGGTTGGTACCCGCCGCTAGAGCGCAAATGTGGTCTGACGGTGCCGTGTCGCACGAGTAGGTCATGGAGGTGCCTGTCCGGCGTGCCTCGAAGCGAAGGGCGGTTGTCGGAAGGGGGTGCACCGTTGGCGTTGCCGTGACTTGGAAGCGGCCCGTAGTCAGCACTGGGGTGTGGGGCTCCATTGTGATCGGATACCAGACACATTCCGGTAGGCCGTCCCAGCTTGCCGTATCAAACACCGAAAAGAGGCGCCGCGCTGCATCGAGGGCATCGGCCGGTCCGTAGATCGGAATGGGAGCACGTCGGCCCATGAGCCAGACTTTCTCCAGGAAGAGCGGAAAGCCAGCGATGTGATCCGGGTGGGCGTGCGTGAGATAGAGTGCGCGAAGGTCGTCGGCAAAGAGTCCAGCCTGGAGCATCCGCTGGACGACATCGCCGCCACAGTCGACGACGTGCACCTCTGGCCCGTCCTCTACGGCTAGCATGGTGACCGTGCGATCCGGCGACGAGACCGCTGCGCCGGTGCCGAGGAGGTGCAACGTGGGCATGGAATGGAAAAGCAAAGGGGGGAGAACGCGGGCCGAGAAGATAGCAGGGCGCAGGCTCTGAGGCGCAGGTGCGGGCACCCAACGTACACGAAGATGCATGCGGCTTCGTTTTTTCTTCGCGAGACGAGCAACTTCAGCTCGAACGCCGTGTCTCCCCGTCGCGCCTTGCATGGCACCCATGCGCCTCGTCACCTGCCCCTGCCGCCGTGTCAGCTTCCTCGGATCCCCCCGAATACACCGCCCACTCTGGTCACCGCGCCACCGCCGTCATCGACGATCGCGCGCTCATCGAGGCCTTCCAGAAGGGCGATGAGTTCGCCTTTGTGAGCCTGTACAACCGCTACAAGGCTCCCGTCTACGGCTTCTGCGCCAAACTGCTCCTCGACCGAGAGGCCGCCGAGGACGTGATGCAGGAGACGTTTCTCCGGGTCTACGAGAACCGCGATCGCCTCCTCAACGCTGGAGCGTTCCGGTCCTGGCTCTTCACGATCGCGCGCAACCAATGCCTCAACCATTTACGTACACGCGGCCGGACTCGGCCTTTCCCAGAACATGCGCCCGAGCCTCCAGCGCCCAGCCGCGAGACGCCCTTTCGCCACCTACTCAAGGCCGAACAGGTCGACCTCGTGAACCGCTTCCTGGGCGAACTCTCGCCGGAGTACCGCGAGGTGATCGTGCTGCGCGAGTACCAGAATCTGTCGTACGACGAGATCGCAGCCGTGACTCGTAACACGGTGTCATCGGTCAAGAGCCGCCTCTTCAAGGCTCGACGCAAGCTCGGGCAGTTTCTCCAGCCGTGGATCGAGCCCGAGCCCGCACCGGTGCCCTCCACGTCGACTCCTTCTTCCTGAACGCCGCCTCCGCATGACGACCCCGCACTTGCCTGCTGGCCGAGACCATCAGAGCCACGCCCAGTACGAGGTGCTCCTCGACCTCTATGTGGACGGCGAACTCCCCTTCGCCGACCAGCCAGCGCTCTTCGCGCATCTCGCTGACTGTACGGCCTGCCGCGCCCAATTCAACGCCCTGATGGCGTTTCGGATTGCTGCTCGCCAGGAACACCTGCCCGTGACGCCGTCTATGGACGCCGCGTTTTTCGCGCGCCTCGACCAGGCGAAGCGGCCGCGGCCGCACCCTGCCGCCACCCGGGCAGAGGACCGCCAGCCCTTTCGGGGCCTGAAGCGCCGCGTCTCAATCCGTACCGCGCTCGTGTTCTCGCTCGTGCTCTTCGCCGTTGGGCTGCTCACGGCACAGCCGGCCGAGCCCGAGCCAAGCGCCGTGCCTGTCCGCATCGTCGATGACGCCGACCCGGCCGAGGCACTCTACGTGATCTATCCCGGCATCACCGTCGAAGAGGAGCGGGAAGAAGCCGGAGCGGAGTAGACGAACGCGTGAGACTCCAGTATGCCCGTTGAGGCGCCGCTGACACGGATTTTATCGCCATGTTCGGACCGATGTGCAAGAGGGACACGTAGCTTCACGCTGCTTTCCCTAGCTTCATTCTTGCACTCGCATGTCCGTCCGCGTTCGTTTCGCACCCAGCCCCACTGGAAAACTCCACATCGGGGGGCTCCGCACGGCCCTCTACAACTGGCTCTTCGCTCGTCAGCAAGGCGGTACGTTCGTGCTGCGGATCGAGGACACCGATCGCTCGCGCTACGACGCCGATTCGGAAGAGGATATCATCGACAGCCTTCAATGGGCCGGGTTGCAGTACGATGAGGGGCCCCGTGTCGACGGTCCGCACGGTCCCTACTACCAGTCGCAGCGCTCAGCGCTCTACCGGACCCACGTCGACCAGCTGCTCGATGCGGGGCATGCGTATGTCGCGTTCGATCCCCCCGAGGCGCTCGATGCGCTCCGTGCTGACAACCAGAGCTACAACGCTGCGACGCGGGGCCGCATGGACAACGCCCTCACGCTCGGCGCGGACGAAGTGGCGCGTCGCATCGAGAGCGGGGAGCCCTACGTCGTGCGCCTCAAGGTGCAGCCCGGAGGGCGGGTACAGTTCACCGACCTCATCCGTGGCGTCGTCGCCTTTGACACGAGCGAGATCGACGATCAGGTGCTCCTCAAGTCGGACGGCATGCCGACCTACCACCTCGCGAACGTCGTGGACGATCACCACATGCAGATCACGCATGTGATCCGCGGCGAGGAATGGCTGCCGAGCGTCCCGAAGCACCTGTTGCTCTACCGGGCTTTTGGCTGGACGCCCCCGCAGATGGCCCACCTTCCACTTATTCTCGCGCCTTCCGGCGGCAAGCTCTCGAAGCGCAACGCCGAAACGCTCGGCATCCCAGTGTCCGTTGAGCAGTACCGCGCCGCGGGCTACGACGCCGACGCACTCGTCAACTTCCTGGCGCTGCTCGGCTGGAACCCGGGCACCGAGCAGGAACGCTTCACCCGCGGCGGGCTCGCCGAGGCTTTCGACTTCGATGGCGTGAGCAAGTCTGGCGCGAAGTTCGACCTCGACAAGCTCCGCTGGTTCAACGGCCAGGCCGTCCGGGACATGGCCGTTGAGGACCTGGCGGATGAAGCATGTCCTGCTCTGGCCCGAGCAGGTATTGACTACGACGACGCGACGCTGGACGAGGCCGCGCGGCTTATGCAGGACCGCGTGACGTTTCCTCACGAGATCGCCGAGGCGCGCTACTTCTTCGAAGACCCTACTGACTACGACGAGAAGGGGGTCAAAAAGCGCTGGAAAGCTGATGCCGCCGACTTGGTCACGGCCTACGCCGACCGTCTAGAGACGCTCGACACGTTCGACGCAGAGACCGCCGAGCGT
The Bacteroidota bacterium DNA segment above includes these coding regions:
- a CDS encoding ribonuclease Z, which gives rise to MPTLHLLGTGAAVSSPDRTVTMLAVEDGPEVHVVDCGGDVVQRMLQAGLFADDLRALYLTHAHPDHIAGFPLFLEKVWLMGRRAPIPIYGPADALDAARRLFSVFDTASWDGLPECVWYPITMEPHTPVLTTGRFQVTATPTVHPLPTTALRFEARRTGTSMTYSCDTAPSDHICALAAGTNLLVHEANGTVPGVHSSAEDAAACAKKADAERLVLVHLPPQVEEATLEASRALVPDLELGVDGARYEF
- a CDS encoding RNA polymerase sigma factor, giving the protein MSASSDPPEYTAHSGHRATAVIDDRALIEAFQKGDEFAFVSLYNRYKAPVYGFCAKLLLDREAAEDVMQETFLRVYENRDRLLNAGAFRSWLFTIARNQCLNHLRTRGRTRPFPEHAPEPPAPSRETPFRHLLKAEQVDLVNRFLGELSPEYREVIVLREYQNLSYDEIAAVTRNTVSSVKSRLFKARRKLGQFLQPWIEPEPAPVPSTSTPSS
- the hemL gene encoding glutamate-1-semialdehyde 2,1-aminomutase — its product is MTTQGPTNSVVRPLPASAQHYAQAQTVIPGGVNSPVRAFKSVGGTPVFFERASGATIWDADGNTYVDYVGSWGPMLYGHAFPPVIRAVQDAATRSTSFGAPTAIEVRLAELVVELVPSIEKVRFVNSGTEATMSAVRLARGFTERPKFIKFAGHYHGHGDFFLIEAGSGAMTFGQPNSPGVTPGNAQDTLLARYNDLSSVQALIDANPGEIAAVIVEPISGNMGCVPPEPGFLQGLRALCDRHDIVLIFDEVMTGFRVAPGGAQWLYDVRPDLTTLGKIIGGGLPVGAYGGRKDLMDYVSPAGPVYQAGTLSGNPLAMHAGYAMLRQILDDLDVYHRIAQTSAAIHDGLTNILRELGRNLYTTRVGSMNGLFFTDEKVIDYDGAKRCDTAAFARYFHAMLAQGIYLAPSQFEAYFVSDAHTEADVDATIQAMRRALPVAFDESIAVPTSVEHAPVDAQDAPNLSD
- a CDS encoding zf-HC2 domain-containing protein, whose product is MTTPHLPAGRDHQSHAQYEVLLDLYVDGELPFADQPALFAHLADCTACRAQFNALMAFRIAARQEHLPVTPSMDAAFFARLDQAKRPRPHPAATRAEDRQPFRGLKRRVSIRTALVFSLVLFAVGLLTAQPAEPEPSAVPVRIVDDADPAEALYVIYPGITVEEEREEAGAE
- the gltX gene encoding glutamate--tRNA ligase; protein product: MSVRVRFAPSPTGKLHIGGLRTALYNWLFARQQGGTFVLRIEDTDRSRYDADSEEDIIDSLQWAGLQYDEGPRVDGPHGPYYQSQRSALYRTHVDQLLDAGHAYVAFDPPEALDALRADNQSYNAATRGRMDNALTLGADEVARRIESGEPYVVRLKVQPGGRVQFTDLIRGVVAFDTSEIDDQVLLKSDGMPTYHLANVVDDHHMQITHVIRGEEWLPSVPKHLLLYRAFGWTPPQMAHLPLILAPSGGKLSKRNAETLGIPVSVEQYRAAGYDADALVNFLALLGWNPGTEQERFTRGGLAEAFDFDGVSKSGAKFDLDKLRWFNGQAVRDMAVEDLADEACPALARAGIDYDDATLDEAARLMQDRVTFPHEIAEARYFFEDPTDYDEKGVKKRWKADAADLVTAYADRLETLDTFDAETAERELRSITEAREIGAGRLIHPTRLAISGVTFGPGLFDLMVAIGREGCVRRMKRAVEVLG
- a CDS encoding TatD family hydrolase, with product MLIDTHVHLYHRKYEIDRTAVVERAAEVGVARLLLPAIDVPSIHDALALCDAYPGAVFAMTGVHPSEVKEAADEDFEAAAALADDPRVVAIGESGLDYYWDRSFNDKQHDFLRRHACLAIEADLPLVLHNRDQRGSDACSRDLVEILRDVRRSHPEGERLRGVFHCFGGPLWLTQAVLDLGFHMGIGGTLTFKNGSVAEAIADVPLDRIVLETDGPYLAPTPHRGMRNEPAYVRLVAEHLANARGLTMEDIARQTTHNAEQLFGLPVTT